A single window of bacterium DNA harbors:
- a CDS encoding CvpA family protein: MANALHIHLLVAALAAAILLGLFHGLRGGLLRSAFKLAGLVAGVVLARPLAASLGPHLSSAFDFLGGRLLLVLLCFVAIASAFSLVGWLLALSLRWTPLVWLDRAGGALFGVGIGLIVAGVLLGLLEQVGLASPLIAGATGWEGRFLRGIAALTPTLFGGLERLGGPALLPPGAV, translated from the coding sequence ATGGCCAACGCCCTGCACATCCACCTCCTGGTGGCGGCACTGGCCGCCGCCATCCTGCTCGGCCTCTTCCATGGCCTGCGCGGCGGACTGCTGCGCAGCGCCTTCAAGCTCGCCGGCCTGGTCGCGGGTGTGGTCCTCGCGCGGCCCCTGGCGGCCAGCCTGGGGCCGCACCTGTCCTCCGCCTTCGATTTCCTCGGTGGGCGGCTGCTGCTCGTCCTCCTCTGTTTCGTGGCGATCGCGTCCGCCTTCTCGCTCGTCGGCTGGCTGCTCGCCCTCAGCCTGCGCTGGACGCCCCTCGTCTGGCTGGACCGAGCCGGCGGCGCCCTCTTCGGCGTGGGCATCGGGCTCATCGTCGCCGGCGTGCTGCTCGGCCTGCTCGAGCAGGTCGGCCTCGCCTCCCCGCTCATCGCCGGCGCCACGGGCTGGGAGGGCCGCTTCCTGCGCGGCATCGCCGCGCTGACGCCCACGCTCTTCGGCGGCCTCGAG